One window of Ictalurus punctatus breed USDA103 chromosome 22, Coco_2.0, whole genome shotgun sequence genomic DNA carries:
- the mblac2 gene encoding metallo-beta-lactamase domain-containing protein 2, which yields MSATDWYAHKSLENGMYWIQERFYESGNRANIWLIRGSHQDVLIDAGLGLRSLPEYINAKGLLGDDAKRKNPLLAIGTHVHFDHSGGLHQFQQVGVHEAEVDALANGDNFETVTWLSDREVVENPSPGWTARQYRVKAVQPTHILQEGDVINLGDRQLTVLHMPGHSRGSICLHDKDNKILFSGDVVYDGSMIDWLPYSAVGDYVRSCQRLVEMVDKEEVEQVMPGHYNAFGAKRLHRLASTYISSAGMCHRLTTCAVKSVASLALRASNSCCACS from the exons ATGTCCGCGACGGACTGGTACGCGCACAAGTCGCTCGAAAACGGCATGTATTGGATCCAGGAGCGTTTCTACGAATCGGGGAACAGAGCTAACATCTGGCTGATTCGCGGATCTCACCAGGACGTGCTGATCGACGCCGGACTCGGCCTGCGCAGTCTGCCCGAGTACATCAACGCTAAAGGCCTGCTGGGAGACGACGCCAAGAGGAAAAACCCGCTGCTGGCGATCGGGACGCATGTGCACTTTGACCACTCGGGCGGCCTGCACCAGTTCCAACAGGTGGGCGTGCACGAGGCCGAGGTCGATGCCCTGGCCAATGGAGACAACTTCGAGACGGTGACATGGCTGTCTGACAGGGAGGTGGTGGAGAACCCGTCCCCGGGCTGGACGGCCAGGCAGTACAGAGTGAAAGCAGTGCAGCCGACCCACATCCTACAGGaag GTGATGTCATCAACCTTGGGGACCGGCAGCTGACGGTGCTCCACATGCCAGGCCACTCCAGAGGCAGCATCTGCCTCCATGACAAGGACAACAAGATACTGTTCAGTGGAGACGTGGTGTATGACGGCTCCATGATCGACTGGCTGCCCTACAGCGCCGTCGGCGACTATGTGCGTAGCTGCCAGAGGCTGGTAGAGATGGTGGACAAAGAGGAAGTGGAGCAAGTCATGCCTGGCCACTATAACGCCTTCGGGGCCAAGAGGCTCCACCGTTTGGCCTCCACCTACATTTCCAGCGCGGGAATGTGTCACAGGTTGACTACCTGTGCAGTGAAGTCTGTAGCCAGCCTGGCACTTCGGGCTTCCAACTCCTGCTGTGCCTGTTCCTAG
- the polr3g gene encoding DNA-directed RNA polymerase III subunit RPC7 isoform X4 — protein MAGKGRGVAAFTFNIESLGITRGSMPETQRGPQPLFPQMEFKPVPLKAGEDEDYMLALKQEIRGRMKGLPFNIKPCSGKSDVERYKEKYVRECQKIEDEEWTPDWNRLPKELMPLKKKIRKKADPKKPRKVSSKDQEALLSKLDELEKKGDKSDDEKEEEKEGKKADPDEEEVEGEEYDEELEEMLDVQQLDV, from the exons ATGGCAGGTAAAGGTAGAGGAGTAGCAGCTTTTACATTCAACATAGAGTCATTGGGAATCACCAGAGGATCCATGCCGGAGACCCAGCGTGGTCCACAGCCCTTGTTTCCT CAAATGGAGTTTAAACCGGTGCCTCTAAAGGCTGGTGAGGATGAAGACTACATGTTAGCTTTGAAACAAGAGATTAGGGGGAGAATGAAAGGCCTACCTTTCAACATAAAGCCGTGCTCAGGCAAAAGTG atgtaGAACGgtataaagaaaaatatgtaaGGGAATGCCAGAAAATTGAGGATGAAGAATGGACACCAG ACTGGAACCGTCTTCCAAAGGAGCTAATGCCCctaaagaagaaaataagaaagaaagctg ATCCTAAGAAACCCAGAAAGGTTTCAAGCAAAGATCAGGAGGCTTTGCTGTCTAAACTAGAT GAGCTTGAGAAGAAGGGTGATAAATCGGACGATgaaaaggaagaggaaaaggaaggGAAAAAGGCTGATCCTGATGAGGAAGAAGTTGAAGGGGAAGAATATGATGAAGAGCTTGAAGAG ATGCTGGATGTTCAACAGCTGGATGTATGA
- the polr3g gene encoding DNA-directed RNA polymerase III subunit RPC7 isoform X2, translating into MAGKGRGVAAFTFNIESLGITRGSMPETQRGPQPLFPQMEFKPVPLKAGEDEDYMLALKQEIRGRMKGLPFNIKPCSGKSDVERYKEKYVRECQKIEDEEWTPDWNRLPKELMPLKKKIRKKADPKKPRKVSSKDQEALLSKLDELEKKGDKSDDEKEEEKEGKKADPDEEEVEGEEYDEELEENPGGTDIFTQGKWDIKKVMKSMEKIL; encoded by the exons ATGGCAGGTAAAGGTAGAGGAGTAGCAGCTTTTACATTCAACATAGAGTCATTGGGAATCACCAGAGGATCCATGCCGGAGACCCAGCGTGGTCCACAGCCCTTGTTTCCT CAAATGGAGTTTAAACCGGTGCCTCTAAAGGCTGGTGAGGATGAAGACTACATGTTAGCTTTGAAACAAGAGATTAGGGGGAGAATGAAAGGCCTACCTTTCAACATAAAGCCGTGCTCAGGCAAAAGTG atgtaGAACGgtataaagaaaaatatgtaaGGGAATGCCAGAAAATTGAGGATGAAGAATGGACACCAG ACTGGAACCGTCTTCCAAAGGAGCTAATGCCCctaaagaagaaaataagaaagaaagctg ATCCTAAGAAACCCAGAAAGGTTTCAAGCAAAGATCAGGAGGCTTTGCTGTCTAAACTAGAT GAGCTTGAGAAGAAGGGTGATAAATCGGACGATgaaaaggaagaggaaaaggaaggGAAAAAGGCTGATCCTGATGAGGAAGAAGTTGAAGGGGAAGAATATGATGAAGAGCTTGAAGAG aatcctggagggactgatattTTTACCCAAGGAAAATGGGACATTAAGAAAGTCATGAAATCTATGGAGAAAATACtatga
- the polr3g gene encoding DNA-directed RNA polymerase III subunit RPC7 isoform X1, with translation MAGKGRGVAAFTFNIESLGITRGSMPETQRGPQPLFPQMEFKPVPLKAGEDEDYMLALKQEIRGRMKGLPFNIKPCSGKSDVERYKEKYVRECQKIEDEEWTPDWNRLPKELMPLKKKIRKKADPKKPRKVSSKDQEALLSKLDELEKKGDKSDDEKEEEKEGKKADPDEEEVEGEEYDEELEEENDYIDNYFEDGDDYGAGSDDNMDEATY, from the exons ATGGCAGGTAAAGGTAGAGGAGTAGCAGCTTTTACATTCAACATAGAGTCATTGGGAATCACCAGAGGATCCATGCCGGAGACCCAGCGTGGTCCACAGCCCTTGTTTCCT CAAATGGAGTTTAAACCGGTGCCTCTAAAGGCTGGTGAGGATGAAGACTACATGTTAGCTTTGAAACAAGAGATTAGGGGGAGAATGAAAGGCCTACCTTTCAACATAAAGCCGTGCTCAGGCAAAAGTG atgtaGAACGgtataaagaaaaatatgtaaGGGAATGCCAGAAAATTGAGGATGAAGAATGGACACCAG ACTGGAACCGTCTTCCAAAGGAGCTAATGCCCctaaagaagaaaataagaaagaaagctg ATCCTAAGAAACCCAGAAAGGTTTCAAGCAAAGATCAGGAGGCTTTGCTGTCTAAACTAGAT GAGCTTGAGAAGAAGGGTGATAAATCGGACGATgaaaaggaagaggaaaaggaaggGAAAAAGGCTGATCCTGATGAGGAAGAAGTTGAAGGGGAAGAATATGATGAAGAGCTTGAAGAG GAGAATGATTACATCGATAACTActttgaagatggtgatgattaCGGAGCAGGCAGCGATGACAATATGGATGAAGCCACATATTAA
- the polr3g gene encoding DNA-directed RNA polymerase III subunit RPC7 isoform X3, producing the protein MAGKGRGVAAFTFNIESLGITRGSMPETQRGPQPLFPQMEFKPVPLKAGEDEDYMLALKQEIRGRMKGLPFNIKPCSGKSDVERYKEKYVRECQKIEDEEWTPDWNRLPKELMPLKKKIRKKADPKKPRKVSSKDQEALLSKLDELEKKGDKSDDEKEEEKEGKKADPDEEEVEGEEYDEELEEESRKRAALWQHSKFRPTTV; encoded by the exons ATGGCAGGTAAAGGTAGAGGAGTAGCAGCTTTTACATTCAACATAGAGTCATTGGGAATCACCAGAGGATCCATGCCGGAGACCCAGCGTGGTCCACAGCCCTTGTTTCCT CAAATGGAGTTTAAACCGGTGCCTCTAAAGGCTGGTGAGGATGAAGACTACATGTTAGCTTTGAAACAAGAGATTAGGGGGAGAATGAAAGGCCTACCTTTCAACATAAAGCCGTGCTCAGGCAAAAGTG atgtaGAACGgtataaagaaaaatatgtaaGGGAATGCCAGAAAATTGAGGATGAAGAATGGACACCAG ACTGGAACCGTCTTCCAAAGGAGCTAATGCCCctaaagaagaaaataagaaagaaagctg ATCCTAAGAAACCCAGAAAGGTTTCAAGCAAAGATCAGGAGGCTTTGCTGTCTAAACTAGAT GAGCTTGAGAAGAAGGGTGATAAATCGGACGATgaaaaggaagaggaaaaggaaggGAAAAAGGCTGATCCTGATGAGGAAGAAGTTGAAGGGGAAGAATATGATGAAGAGCTTGAAGAG GAGAGCAGAAAGAGAGCAGCACTCTGGCAGCACAGTAAGTTTCGGCCTACAACAGTCTAA